A window of Thalassophryne amazonica chromosome 21, fThaAma1.1, whole genome shotgun sequence contains these coding sequences:
- the LOC117503274 gene encoding elongation of very long chain fatty acids protein 4-like: MEVVAHLVNDTLEFYKWSLTIADKRVENWPLMSSPFPTVAISCLYLLFLWAGPRYMQGRQPYTLRKTLIVYNFSMVVLNFYIATELLIGSRAAGYSCLCQPVNYSNDANEVRIASALWWYYISKGVEFLDTVFFILRKKFNQVSFLHVYHHCTMFILWWIGIKWVPGGQSFFGATINSSIHVLMYGYYGLAALGPQMQKYLWWKKYLTIIQMIQFHVTIGHAAHSLYTGCPFPAWMQWALIGYAVTFIILFANFYYHAYRRKPASVHKGSKPVANGVSAVTNGHSKAAETADNGRRQHKRRAKSE, encoded by the exons ATGGAGGTTGTTGCACATCTTGTGAATGACACCTTAGAATTTTACAAATGGAGCCTTACTATAGCAG ACAAGAGAGTGGAGAATTGGCCATTGATGTCATCGCCCTTCCCCACTGTGGCCATCAGCTGCCTGTACCTGCTCTTCCTGTGGGCGGGGCCCCGGTACATGCAGGGACGCCAGCCCTACACGCTCAGGAAGACCCTCATAGTGTACAACTTCAGCATGGTGGTCCTCAATTTCTACATTGCCACCGAG CTCCTAATAGGCTCTCGAGCCGCCGGCTACAGCTGCCTCTGTCAGCCTGTCAACTACTCGAATGATGCCAATGAAGTCAGG ATAGCATCTGCTCTTTGGTGGTACTACATCTCCAAAGGGGTAGAATTCCTCGACACGGTCTTCTTCATCCTGAGGAAAAAGTTCAACCAGGTCAGCTTCCTGCACGTGTACCATCACTGCACCATGTTCATCCTCTGGTGGATTGGAATCAAATGGGTCCCCGGAGGACAAT CTTTTTTTGGTGCAACCATCAACTCTTCCATCCACGTCCTTATGTACGGTTACTATGGCCTGGCAGCCTTGGGACCTCAGATGCAGAAGTACCTGTGGTGGAAGAAATACCTCACGATTATTCAGATG ATCCAGTTCCATGTGACCATCGGCCACGCGGCCCATTCGCTCTACACCGGCTGTCCTTTCCCCGCCTGGATGCAGTGGGCTCTGATTGGCTACGCTGTCACCTTCATCATTCTCTTCGCCAATTTCTACTACCACGCTTACCGACGTAAACCCGCCTCTGTCCACAAAGGAAGCAAGCCAGTGGCCAACGGTGTCTCCGCGGTCACCAATGGCCACAGCAAAGCGGCGGAAACAGCGGATAATGGACGGAGGCAACATAAGAGAAGAGCGAAAAGCGAGTAA